Proteins from one Malaya genurostris strain Urasoe2022 chromosome 2, Malgen_1.1, whole genome shotgun sequence genomic window:
- the LOC131431162 gene encoding elongator complex protein 3, which produces MTKKKPLGAGLSRDERMLIVVGEIIQELLKAHRDGKNVNLNRLKTRLSSNYGLDSAPRLVDIIAAVPHEAKPILLPKLKAKPIRTASGIAVVAVMCKPHRCPHINMTGNICVYCPGGPDSDFEYSTQSYTGYEPTSMRAIRARYNPFLQTRHRVEQLKQLGHSVDKVEFIIMGGTFMCLPEDYRDYFVRNLHDALSGHTSSSVEEAVRYSEKSHTKCIGITIETRPDYCLNRHLSDLLAYGCTRLEIGVQSVYEDVARDTNRGHTVKATCESFQMSKDAGFKVVSHMMPDLPNVDIERDIEQFIEFFENPDFRADGLKIYPTLVIRGTGLYELWKTGRYKSYPPSTLIDLVAKILALVPPWTRVYRVQRDIPMPLVSSGVEHGNLRELALARMKDLGTDCRDVRTREVGIQEIHNKVRPYEVELIRRDYVANGGWETFLSYEDPSQDILVGLLRLRKCSPDTFRPELIDNCSIVRELHVYGSVVPVNARDPTKFQHQGFGMLLMEEAERIAREEHGSKKLAVISGVGTRNYYRKMGYELDGPYMSKMLD; this is translated from the exons ATGACTAAGAAAAAACCTCTAG GAGCTGGCTTGAGCCGGGACGAACGAATGTTGATCGTGGTAGGTGAAATCATTCAAGAGTTGCTGAAGGCCCACCGTGAtggtaaaaatgttaatttgaaCCGTTTGAAAACACGACTTTCGTCTAACTATGGCCTAGATAGTGCACCTAGGTTGGTAGACATCATTGCAGCGGTTCCTCACGAAGCGAAACCGATTTTGTTGCCGAAACTGAAAGCGAAACCAATCCGTACGGCAAGTGGG attgccGTTGTTGCTGTGATGTGCAAGCCACACCGGTGTCCTCACATCAATATGACCGGAAACATTTGTGTTTATTGTCCGGGAGGACCAGATAGTGATTTTGAATATTCGACGCAGAGCTACACCGGTTATGAGCCTACCTCGATGCGAGCGATCCGGGCAAGGTACAATCCATTTTTGCAAACCAGACATCGCGTAGAACAATTGAAACAATTGGGTCATTCGGTAGATAAGGTTGAATTTATAATAATGGGTGGTACGTTTATGTGTCTTCCGGAAGATTATCGAGACTATTTCGTTCGTAATCTTCACGATGCACTATCGGGCCATACGAGTTCTAGCGTAGAAGAAGCGGTTCGCTATTCGGAAAAATCTCATACCAAATGTATAGGTATAACAATCGAAACTCGTCCAGATTATTGCCTGAATCGCCACCTGTCAGATTTACTAGCATATGGTTGCACTAGACTGGAGATAGGAGTTCAATCCGTGTACGAAGATGTCGCCAGAGATACAAACCGTGGCCATACAGTGAAGGCCACATGCGAGAGTTTTCAGATGTCGAAAGATGCCGGATTTAAAGTAGTTTCACATATGATGCCTGATCTGCCGAATGTGGATATTGAACGAGACATAGAACAGTTCATAGAGTTCTTTGAAAATCCCGATTTTCGTGCAGACGGTTTAAAAATCTACCCAACCTTAGTTATTCGTGGCACCGGATTATACGAGCTGTGGAAGACAGGTCGCTATAAGAGTTATCCGCCGTCGACATTGATTGACTTGGTTGCGAAAATCCTAGCACTGGTGCCACCGTGGACACGAGTTTATCGCGTTCAGCGAGATATTCCAATGCCATTAGTCAGTTCCGGTGTAGAACACGGCAATCTTCGAGAGCTTGCCCTCGCTCGAATGAAAGATCTTGGAACCGACTGTCGTGATGTTCGCACTCGAGAAGTTGGCATCCAGGAAATTCACAATAAAGTACGACCGTATGAAGTGGAACTTATCCGGCGAGATTACGTTGCAAATGGAGGATGGGAAACGTTCCTTTCGTACGAGGACCCCTCACAGGACATACTGGTTGGCTTGTTAAGACTTCGTAAGTGCTCACCGGATACGTTCCGACCGGAATTGATCGACAACTGCTCGATTGTCAGAGAACTGCATGTATACGGATCAGTTGTTCCTGTTAATGCTAGGGATCCGACAAAGTTTCAACATCAAGGATTTGGAATGTTGTTAATGGAAGAAGCAGAACGCATCGCACGTGAAGAACATGGAAGTAAGAAACTTGCTGTTATTTCTGGAGTTGGAACGAGAAATTACTACCGGAAAATGGGTTATGAATTGGATGGTCCTTACATGTCTAAAATGTTGGATTAG
- the LOC131429308 gene encoding uncharacterized protein LOC131429308: MTSLKEREGKRDEPVATKTRLGWVLSGNSRTSSDTIPNRLFHVCSQSTDQELHELVKKFFSVESTGVMLPSALDSAEDRRAKQIMEATTTRIPGVVINPKKPEKVRVVWDAAATVQGISLNSVLLKGPDLLTPLSSVLSRYRQKQVAVSGDVREMFHQVFIRPEDRQAQRFLWRDHPELPIQVYIMDVATFGATCSPCSLQYIKNKNADEQAIEFPVACEAVMKNHYVDDYLDSVDTVDEAVQLVNDVSIVHARGGFEIRNWLSSSSEVLRRIGEHDSTTAKSFGMDKSNKVERVLGMTWLPKDDVFSYSIGLRDDLRSLLSGEVVPTKREALSLVMSVFDPLGFVAALLIHGKVLLQDVWRSAIGWDDQIPTDIFPRWRLWVQLLRQLENVRIPRCYFPGYGSHAYDSLELHIFVDASESAYAAVAYFRIVDDGAVRCSLVAAKTKVAPIKPLSIPRLELQAAVLGTRLMKTVISDHTIKITRKVLWSDSSTVLSWLRSDLRRRTQFVAFRVGEILEATDVDDWRWVPSKLNVADDATKWTKETTMLDYSRWFNGPDFIYEKMDCWPQYKQPQTETSEEMRSIHVLSHSVTKQIVDFQRFSKFERLIRSVAFMNRFYNNCKRKLLHESVPITEVLSSEELKLAEFTIWKLVQLDEYAEEFAILQRNKLLPPNQQEPIKKSSKIYKLSPSIGVGGIIRMERRMREAKWASEDMKSPIIAPKKSYVTHLLIDWYHRRFHHANGETVVNEIIQKYYISALRVAVRIVCKRCNWCKVYKSKPQTPRMGPLPAVRVTPYVRPFSFVGLDYFGPLTVRIGRSNAKRWVALFTCLTVRAVHLEVAYNLSTESCKMAIRRFIARRGAPLEIYSDQGTNFQGANRELKTEIEAINSSLAGTFTNAATQWKFNPPYAPHMGGVWERLVRSVKVALAYLPVARNPDEEILSTVLIEIEAMVNTRPLTYIPLDNATEEALTPNHFLLLSSSGVGQPAKLPVDPRTIMRSSWNLAQVMLDRFWTRWIHEYLPVITRQTKWFGEARQLHVGDLVFIVNENIRNSWTRGKILQVYPGADGRVRKADVLTSTGIRQRPATMLAALDVRESNVGIAEETTSNTGGGLLATQISDHAASKRRHDKPLRNVGTGRNVK, translated from the exons ATGACGTCGCTCAAAGAGCGAGAAGGGAAAAGAGATGAACCCGTGGCAACCAAAACCAGGCTCGGATGGGTACTTAGTGGGAACTCCCGAACATCCAGCGACACGATTCCTAATCGCTTGTTTCATGTATGCTCCCAGTCTACGGATCAAGAACTTCACGAACTGGTCAAGAAATTTTTCAGCGTAGAAAGTACCGGTGTTATGTTGCCGAGTGCGTTAGATTCCGCTGAAGACAGACGTGCAAAACAAATTATGGAAGCGACGACAACTCGTATACCAG GAGTTGTTATTAACCCTAAAAAACCGGAAAAGGTACGAGTAGTGTGGGACGCTGCCGCTACTGTGCAAGGAATCTCCCTGAACTCTGTTCTACTCAAAGGACCGGATCTGCTCACTCCATTGTCATCTGTGCTCAGTCGGTATCGTCAGAAACAAGTTGCTGTTAGTGGAGACGTGCGGGAAATGTTCCACCAAGTGTTCATACGACCGGAAGACCGCCAAGCTCAGCGTTTTTTATGGAGGGATCATCCGGAGCTGCCGATTCAAGTGTACATCATGGATGTAGCTACATTTGGCGCCACGTGTTCTCCGTGTTCGCtacaatatataaaaaataagaaTGCAGATGAGCAAGCAATCGAATTTCCGGTAGCATGTGAAGCAGTTATGAAAAACCACTACGTTGATGACTACCTGGACAGCGTAGATACGGTCGACGAAGCAGTGCAACTGGTAAACGACGTAAGCATTGTTCACGCTCGAGGAGGTTTCGAAATCAGAAATTGGCTGTCGAGTTCATCGGAAGTGCTGAGACGAATAGGAGAGCATGATTCAACGACGGCGAAGAGCTTTGGAATGGATAAAAGTAATAAAGTAGAGCGAGTGTTGGGAATGACTTGGTTACCGAAAGACGACGTATTCTCATATTCGATCGGGCTCCGAGATGATTTGCGTTCACTGCTGAGCGGAGAAGTTGTTCCAACCAAACGAGAAGCGTTGAGTTTGGTCATGAGCGTCTTCGATCCATTAGGATTCGTAGCGGCTTTGCTTATTCATGGAAAAGTACTTTTGCAGGATGTGTGGAGATCAGCGATTGGTTGGGATGATCAGATTCCAACGGATATATTCCCTCGTTGGCGCCTGTGGGTTCAACTGCTACGCCaacttgaaaatgttagaatccCTCGTTGTTATTTCCCTGGATATGGATCGCACGCATATGATAGTCTCGAACTGCATATCTTCGTTGATGCGAGCGAATCAGCGTACGCTGCTGTTGCGTACTTTCGCATAGTAGATGATGGAGCTGTGAGGTGTAGTCTCGTTGCTGCTAAGACCAAAGTAGCTCCTATAAAACCGCTTTCTATACCTCGATTAGAGCTTCAAGCAGCTGTCCTGGGAACACGACTAATGAAGACTGTCATTTCCGATCATACAATAAAAATAACGCGAAAAGTTCTATGGAGCGACTCCAGCACGGTGCTGTCTTGGCTACGGTCAGATCTTCGACGACGCACACAGTTTGTAGCATTCAGGGTCGGCGAGATTTTGGAAGCAACCGACGTTGATGACTGGAGATGGGTACCGTCGAAGTTGAATGTGGCTGACGACGCCACTAAATGGACCAAAGAAACAACCATGCTGGATTACAGCAGATGGTTCAATGGTCCGGATTTTATTTACGAAAAGATGGATTGCTGGCCACAATATAAACAACCACAAACTGAAACCTCAGAAGAAATGCGATCAATACATGTTCTCTCACACAGCGTCACGAAGCAAATTGTAGATTTCCAACGGTTCTCAAAGTTCGAACGATTAATACGTTCAGTCGCCTTCATGAATCGTTTCTACAATAACTGTAAAAGGAAATTGCTACATGAATCAGTTCCCATCACCGAGGTTCTCTCAAGCGAAGAACTAAAGCTGGCTGAATTTACCATATGGAAACTTGTCCAATTGGATGAGTATGCTGAGGAGTTTGCAATACTGCAGCGTAACAAATTACTTCCACCAAACCAACAAGAGCCGATTAAGAAAAGTAgcaaaatttacaaactttCACCATCAATTGGCGTAGGAGGAATCATCCGCATGGAAAGACGTATGCGCGAGGCGAAGTGGGCATCAGAGGACATGAAATCTCCTATCATAGCACCTAAGAAGAGTTACGTCACTCATCTTCTAATTGATTGGTACCACCGTAGATTTCATCACGCAAATGGTGAAACTGTGGTGAACGAAATAATTCAGAAATACTACATTTCTGCACTACGAGTTGCCGTTCGAATTGTATGTAAACGTTGTAACTGGTGCAAAGTATACAAGTCCAAACCACAGACACCACGGATGGGTCCGCTTCCGGCTGTACGGGTAACGCCTTATGTACGCCCATTTTCATTTGTAGGATTAGACTATTTTGGACCTCTCACTGTTCGGATCGGGCGCAGCAATGCAAAACGATGGGTGGCGCTCTTCACCTGTTTGACAGTGCGAGCTGTCCACTTGGAAGTAGCCTACAATCTAAGTACCGAATCTTGCAAGATGGCTATTCGTAGATTCATAGCACGTCGTGGCGCACCGTTGGAGATATACTCCGATCAAGGAACCAACTTTCAAGGAGCGAATCGAGAGCTCAAAACGGAGATTGAAGCAATCAATAGTTCATTAGCCGGAACTTTCACGAACGCGGCAACTCAATGGAAGTTTAATCCACCGTACGCTCCCCATATGGGTGGGGTGTGGGAGCGCCTCGTACGTTCTGTCAAAGTCGCTCTTGCTTATCTTCCCGTCGCTCGAAATCCGGATGAAGAGATTCTATCTACTGTATTAATTGAAATAGAAGCGATGGTGAACACACGCCCGTTGACCTACATTCCGTTGGACAACGCAACTGAAGAAGCACTCACGCCAAACCACTTTTTGCTACTCAGTTCTAGTGGTGTTGGACAACCTGCTAAGTTACCAGTGGACCCTCGTACGATAATGCGATCGAGTTGGAACCTCGCTCAAGTGATGTTAGACCGCTTCTGGACTCGTTGGATCCATGAGTATTTACCGGTTATTACAAGGCAAACGAAGTGGTTCGGGGAAGCGAGACAGTTGCACGTAGGCGACTTGGTGTTTATTGTAAATGAGAACATTAGGAACAGCTGGACTAGGGGTAAAATTCTGCAAGTGTATCCTGGAGCAGATGGCCGAGTACGTAAAGCTGATGTTCTCACTTCAACTGGGATTCGTCAACGACCGGCCACGATGCTCGCTGCCCTGGACGTACGTGAGTCTAATGTTGGTATAGCTGAAGAGACTACAAGCAATACGGGTGGGGGCCTGTTGGCAACACAGATCAGCGATCATGCTGCGTCAAAGAGAAGACACGATAAGCCCCTTCGAAATGTCGGTACAGGTAGAAATGTCAAATAA
- the LOC131431161 gene encoding uncharacterized protein LOC131431161: MAAGCSKSFTSKYEEELYYDVEYEDFCKNFEFSNSSSCWICNGYYGASYGEPLCGTCHAFIFPNHSNEEAEGLVTEFSDDEDSGNDEPPENGSEAKDRPDDDDSDYDLERPRPSAPRNLNQYLDMLSQPRDSDESQQKICSLPVEVLLSIFSYLDDLSLWNVSEVCKQWKRILEVHTPQQMWRKYTKERWPLFQQISTIPNWLHMYGALMNSCFCRTCLIQMALKTPMRGRVNHIRANRLRSDIRSLDLDATEGIDAVALDNQLFHWQASILGPAGSPYEGGKFFLYIVIPCSYPMLPPQVRFLTKIVHPNVSRHGDVGIDIIQHNWSLALTISKLLLSVQSLLTDPFTQICMEPEIGRMYENNRPKFEALARRWTWKYAMYEVLPPLEGLF, translated from the exons ATGGCTGCGGGATGTAGCAAATCATTTACATCCAAGTACGAGGAAGAACTTTATTATGATGTAGAATACGAAGATTTTTGCAAGAATTTCGAGTTTTCG AACTCTTCTTCCTGCTGGATCTGCAATGGCTATTACGGAGCAAGTTACGGTGAGCCGCTGTGCGGCACCTGTCACGcgtttatttttccaaatcatTCGAACGAAGAAGCCGAAGGGCTTGTTACGGAATTCTCCGACGATGAAGATTCCGGCAATGACGAACCACCTGAAAATGGATCGGAAGCGAAAGACCGTCCCGATGATGACGATTCCGATTATGATCTAGAAAGACCACGTCCTTCCGCTCCCAGGAATTTGAATCAGTATTTAGATATGCTTTCGCAACCACGTGATTCGGACGAGTCCCAGCAAAAGATTTGTTCATTACCGGTGGAAGTGCTCTTGTCAATATTTTCCTATTTAGACGATCTGTCTCTCTGGAACGTGAGCGAGGTTTGTAAGCAATGGAAACGAATACTAGAGGTGCACACTCCACAGCAAATGTGGAGAAAGTACACCAAAGAACGATGGccactgtttcaacagatttcaacCATTCCAAATTGGTTGCAT atgTATGGCGCTTTAATGAATTCCTGTTTCTGCCGAACATGTTTAATACAGATGGCACTGAAAACGCCTATGCGCGGAAGAGTAAATCACATACGAGCAAATCGACTACGAAGCGATATTCGATCGTTGGATTTAGATGCAACTGAAGGAATCGATGCAGTTGCTCTCGATAATCAACTGTTCCACTGGCAAGCGTCTATCCTCGGTCCAGCTGGTAGTCCTTATGAGGGTGGAAAGTTTTTCCTCTATATTGTGATTCCTTGCTCGTACCCGATGCTTCCGCCACAGGTAAggttcctaacaaaaattgtacATCCTAATGTATCCCGTCATGGAGATGTGGGAATCGACATCATTCAACACAATTGGTCATTGGCTCTGACCATATCAAAGTTGCTGCTTTCAGTGCAAAGTTTATTAACTGACCCGTTCACTCAG ATATGcatggaaccagaaatcggtcgAATGTACGAAAACAACCGACCGAAATTTGAAGCTCTTGCTCGGCGATGGACATGGAAATATGCAATGTATGAAGTATTACCACCGCTGGAAGGATTGTTCTAA
- the LOC131431164 gene encoding uncharacterized protein LOC131431164, whose protein sequence is MDEATVRNQKRTELNLERQLHRKAEIDINRTGLGEMLQEAQEIENITSQEIKGLASRIKRRKHADAKDLLKLSYGFQQSAENISVFLRITGSINVIVKALTGQSSELQELAGECLCNLTLGDEVCCEKVATFAGTYLITFLENLNNQQINSTCIWTLQNIISSGVKSMKVLSSQGIVARFIHLLSETGNDLLYTEILLAIDLILEYKFDFISKDLVLVQLLPIISSKKPQLNSLKVLYKCLFLIRFETLHQNTLIQVTNHCIESFAATLRQMSHTTRCAETVLAVRILANLVATNEAPYSNMLLSESQQRNVELANLFNANSEAGHIQICREFLWLFGNLHIAANQLQLEHIELANLLQNLNVPEVLVCC, encoded by the exons ATGGATGAAGCAACCGTACGAAATCAAAAGCGCACTGAACTCAACCTGGAGCGCCAATTGCATCGGAAGGCGGAAATCGACATCAACCGAACCGGTCTCGGTGAAATGCTGCAAGAGGCACAAGAGATCGAAAACATAACTAGCCAAGAGATCAAGGGTCTCGCGTCGAGAATCAAACGACGAAAGCATGCTGATGCGAAGGATCTTTTGAAGCTTAGCTACGGGTTTCAACAAAGTGCTGAAAATATTTCCGTATTCCTACGGATAACCGGCTCGATCAATGTAATCGTGAAGGCACTAACCGGCCAGTCATCCGAATTGCAAGAGCTGGCTGGAGAATGTTTGTGTAATCTTACACTTGGGGATGAAGTGTGCTGTGAAAAGGTGGCCACTTTTGCCGGAACGTACTTAATAACATTTCTGGAGAATTTGAATAATCAACAAATAAAT AGTACGTGTATTTGGACCTTGCAGAACATAATTTCTTCAGGAGTAAAATCCATGAAAGTTTTGTCCTCACAAGGGATTGTAGCCCGATTCATTCACCTTTTGAGTGAAACCGGAAATGACTTGCTTTATACTGAGATCTTATTAGCCATCGATCTGATATTAGAGTACAAATTTGATttcatcag CAAAGATTTAGTTTTGGTCCAATTGCTACCGATTATATCTTCAAAGAAACCACAGCTTAACAGTTTGAAGGTGCTTTACAAATGCTTATTTCTCATTCGTTTCGAAACTCTGCACCAAAATACATTGATTCAAGTTACAAATCACTGCATCGAAAGTTTTGCGGCAACACTCAGGCAAATGTCTCATACTACTCGCTGTGCAGAAACGGTGTTGGCAGTAAGAATATTGGCAAATTTGGTAGCAACGAACGAAGCACCATACAGCAATATGTTGTTGAGCGAGTCTCAGCAAAGAAACGTTGAATTGGCAAATCTTTTCAATGCGAACTCGGAGGCAGGTCACATACAAATTTGCAGAGAGTTTCTGTGGCTATTTGGAAACCTGCACATTGCAGCGAATCAACTGCAACTTGAACATATAGAGTTGGCCAACTTACTCCAAAATTTGAATGTTCCAGAAGTATTAGTGTGTTGTTGA
- the LOC131431163 gene encoding voltage-gated purine nucleotide uniporter SLC17A9: MVKPIPMEEKLKYSLLRDLNDTQSIWTRNEKRTWFLTLLVGTCMLYSTRTTMPLLVPAVASERKWSKTDSGTVLSSFFWGYTLTQVLGGYLSDKFGGQRVILLAAIGWSLITFWMPNIITSASYLSSYSIPFIVSVRIVNGACQGIHFPSMISITSQNLSANERTSFFSILTSGSALGTLLTGILGSFILDYFGWPTVFRVIGFLGLSWTLFLRYYTMSSDRNRIINISQPSRICSKLGSTEAVPWLRLFGRASFWACVLAHACEMNCFFVLLSWLPTYFHENFPLAKGWVVNMIPWLALPPVTFFGKILTEKLIAKQWPLIRIRKLVQSICFLGQNVALFMMCHTQEFNIALTCMSIIIGLSGLHNNAVTVNPQDLAPNHSGSVFGLMNTVGAIPGFLGVYLAGHILELTQSWSAVFSTAAAINTVGWFLFTIFGATEPIV; encoded by the exons ATGGTGAAGCCAATTCCGATGGAAGAAAAACTAAAATACTCGCTTCTGCGAGATTTGAATGACACTCAGAGTATATGGACCAG GAATGAGAAACGGACATGGTTCCTAACGTTGCTTGTAGGAACATGCATGCTATACTCGACCCGTACGACGATGCCTCTTCTAGTTCCAGCCGTAGCATCAGAGCGCAAATGGAGTAAAACGGACTCAGGCACAGTGTTGAGCTCATTCTTTTGGGGGTACACTCTAACCCAAGTGCTCGGAGGCTATCTTAGCGACAAATTTGGAGGCCAGAGAGTGATATTACTTGCTGCCATTGGATGGTCATTAATCACATTCTGGATGCCAAATATAATTACGTCTGCCTCGTATCTATCGAGCTACTCAATACCGTTCATTGTTTCGGTACGAATCGTTAATGGAGCCTGTCAGGGTATCCATTTTCCTAGCATGATTAGCATCACTAGTCAGAATCTGAGTGCAAATGAACGAACTAGTTTCTTCAGCATCCTAACATCCGGCTCAGCGCTTGGAACGTTGCTAACTGGAATTCTAGGCTCGTTTATCTTGGACTATTTTGGATGGCCAACGGTGTTCCGGGTGATTGGCTTTCTAGGGCTCTCTTGGACCCTTTTCTTACGTTACTACACAATGTCTTCCGATCGCAATCGGATCATTAACATCTCTCAGCCTAGTAGGATATGTTCGAAACTAGGTTCCACTGAGGCCGTCCCGTGGCTTAGATTGTTCGGGAGAGCGTCATTTTGGGCCTGTGTTCTAGCACATGCctgtgaaatgaactgtttcttCGTGTTACTTTCCTGGTTACCGacatattttcatgaaaattttccactGGCAAAG GGATGGGTGGTAAACATGATTCCATGGCTGGCACTACCGCCGGTAACTTTTTTCGGTAAAATTCTTACCGAGAAATTAATTGCCAAACAATGGCCATTGATTCGAATCAGAAAGCTGGTGCAGAGCATTTGTTTTCTTGGACAAAATGTTGCTCTTTTTATGATGTGTCATACACAGGAGTTCAACATCGCGCTGACATGCATGTCAATTATTATTG GTCTCTCAGGACTCCACAATAACGCGGTTACTGTGAATCCACAAGATCTCGCGCCAAACCACTCGGGTAGCGTGTTCGGTCTGATGAATACTGTGGGTGCGATTCCAGGGTTCCTAGGAGTATACCTGGCAGGTCATATTCTAGAGCTAACACAGAGCTGGTCAGCAGTATTCAGCACGGCCGCGGCAATCAACACTGTTGGTTGGTTTTTATTTACAATCTTCGGTGCTACGGAGCCAATTGTGTAG